In Paenacidovorax monticola, the genomic window CGCGCTGCCGCGCATGCTGCACCTGTCGCGGCGCGAAGCCGACATCGTGATCTCGCTCGAGCGGCCCACGCGCGGCTCGGTCATCGTCACAAAGCTGGCCAACTATGTGCTGCACCTCTACGGCCAGCGGGAGTACCTGGCGCGCCGCCCGCTTGTGGCGCAGCGCGAGGACCTGCGGCACCACGCCTTCATCAGCTATGTGGACGACCTTCTGTTCACCAAGGAGCTGCAGTTCCTCGACCAGCTCTACCCGCCCGAGCGCTTCGCGTTCCGCAGCACCAGCGTCACGGCGCAGTACGAGGCCGTGCGCGCGGGCGCGGGCCTGGCCGTGCTGCCGGCCTTCCTGGCCGACCGCGACCCGGTGCTCGCCCGCGTGCTGCCTCAGGAGGCGCGCTTCACGCGCACCTTCTGGATGAGCATGCCGGCCGAGGCCAAGCACCTGGCCCGCATGCAGGCGGTGTGGGGCTTTCTGAAGGAAACGGTGCAGCGCGAGCAGGCGCTGCTGGTGCCCGGGGGCAGCGCCGCCTAGGCCGCATGCTGCTATTGATTGCGTAGCTGCATGCGCTGGTCACATCAGCGCATGAGCCCGTTCTGACCGCAGAATCGTCTTCTGGCCTTCAGGCGGCGGCCGGTGCGGCCTGAGCCCACTCCTGCCGCAGCTGCCGCGCGGCATGCACCATGTTGCGCAGCGCGGCCTCGGTCTCGGGCCAGCCGCGGGTCTTGAGGCCGCAGTCGGGGTTGACCCAGAGGTGGGCGGGCGGCACGACCTCGGCGGCCTTGCGCAGCAGGCGCAGCATTTCATGAACGGTGGGCACGCGCGGCGAGTGGATGTCGTACACGCCGGGGCCGATCTCGTTGGGGTAGCGGAAGCTGCCGAAGGCGCCCAGCAGCTCCATGTCGGAGCGGCTGGTCTCGATGGTGATCACGTCGGCATCCATGGCCGCGATCTCGGGCAGGATGTCGTTGAACTCGCTGTAGCACATGTGGGTGTGGATCTGCGTGGCGTTGCCCACGCCCGAGGCGCTGAGGCGGAAGGCACGCGTGGCCCAGTCGAGATAGGGCTTCCAGAGCGCGCGGCGCAGCGGCAGGCCTTCGCGGATGGCGGGCTCGTCGATCTGCACGATGCCGATGCCGGCCTGCTCCAGGTCGGCCACCTCGTCGCGGATGGCCCAGGCGATCTGTTCGCAACTGCGGCTGCGCGGCTGGTCGTCGCGCACGAAGGACCACTGCAGGATGGTCACGGGCCCCGTGAGCATGCCCTTCATGGGCCTGGCCGTGAGGCTCTGGGCGTACACGGTCCAGTCCACCGTCATGGCGCGCGGGCGGGCCACGTCGCCATAGAGCACGGGCGGCTTCACGCAGCGCGAGCCGTAGCTCTGCACCCAGCCGTTGGCGGTGAAGGCGAAGCCATCGAGCTGTTCGCCGAAGTATTCGACCATGTCGTTGCGCTCGGCCTCTCCATGCACGAGCACGTCGAGGCCCAGTTCTTCCTGCTTGCGCACGGCCAGGGCGATCTCGGCGCGCATCTGCGCCCGGTAGTGCGCGTCGTCGAGCGTGCCGCGCCGGTGGGCGGCGCGCGCGGCGCGGATCGCGGCGGTCTGCGGGAACGAGCCGATCGTGGTGGTGGGCAGCGGCGGCAGGCCAAAGCGCCCGCGCTGCACCACCTGGCGCGCGGCGAAGGGGGCGCGGCGCTGGTCGGCGCCCGCGGGGGCCTCGGCCAGGCGGCGGGCTACCTCGGGGCGGTGCACGCGCGGGCTGGCGCGGCGGCTTGCGATCGCGGCGCGGGATTCGGCCAGGCGCGGGTCGGTGTCCTGCACGCTGCCGTCCAGCAGATCGCGCAGCAGGCCGAGTTCGCCGAGCTTTTCGGTGGCGAAGGCGAGCCAGGAGCGCAGTTCGGCATCGAGCACCTCCTCGCCCGCCAGCGCAACGGGCACGTGCAGCAGCGAGCACGACGGCGCAATCCACAGCGGCCCCGGGTGCTTGTCGGCCACGGGGCGCAGCAGGGCCAGGGCGGCATCGGGGTCGGTGCGCCAGATGTTGCGGCCATCCACCACGCCCACCGACAGCACCTTGTAGCCCGGCAGCCAGTCGGCCACGCCCGTGAGCTCCTGCGGCGCGCGCACGGCGTCTACGTGCAGGCCCGCCACGGGCAACTGGCAGGCCAGGCGCAGCTGGGTTTCCAGCGGCGAGAAATAGGTGGCCAGCAGCACCTGCGGGCCGGCCTTGCCGAGCTGCCAGTAGGTGGGCTCGAAGGCCTGGCTCCAGGCGGCGGGCAGTTCCAGGCCCAGGATGGGCTCGTCGATCTGCACCCATTCCACGCCCTGCGCCTTAAGCCGGGCGAGGATCTGCGCGTATACGGGCAGCAGGCGGTCGAGCAGCGTCAGCCGGTCGAATGGCGCCTGGCCTTTTTCCTTGGACAGCCACAAGAAGGTGAGCGGCCCCACGAGCTGCGCCTTCACGCGGTGGCCCTGGGCCTGGGCCTCGGCCACCTCGTCGAACAGGCGGTGGCCCGAGAGGCGGAACGGTGTGTCCGCATGCAGCTCGGGCACGAGGTAGTGGTAGTTGGTATCGAACCACTTGGTCATTTCGAGTGCGGGCTGGCCCGCGCCCTCGTGTGCCGTGTGCGTGCAGCCCGCGTCGCAGGATGCGGCTTCGTGGGGCTGGGCCTGCACGCCGCGCGCCATGGCGAAGTAGCGCGCCAGTTCGGGCGTGCCCGGCGCGAAGCCGAAGCGCGCGGGCTCACAGCCCAGCAGCTGGATCAGAGTCGCCATGTGGTCGTAGTAGGCAAAGTCGCCCACGGTGGCGAAGGCCAGGCCCGCGTCGCGCTGGGCCTGCCAGTGGCGCGCGCGCAGTTCGGCGCCCACGGATTCAAGCGCGGCGGCGTCGATCTCGCCGCGCCAGTGGCGCTCCAGCGCGAACTTGAGCTCGCGCTGTGCGCCCATGCGCGGAAAACCCAGCGTGTGCGTGAGGAGGGGGGTGGCAGCCATGGTGTTCTTGTTCCTTCGAATGGAGTCTTGTAATGGAGCTTGCGATGGTCCGCCAACGGCATTTATGATTCAAACGAAAGTTTTATTGAATCAGCTTGAGAATTTTTAATAGTGCGGTCGATCCTCGAAATCCGCCACCTGCGCACGCTGCAGGCGCTGCGCGACAGCGGCAGCCTGGTGCGTGCGGCGCAACTGCTCAACCTCACGCAGTCGGCGCTGTCGCACCAGATCAAGCTGCTGGAAGACCGCTACGCGGCACCGCTGTTCGAGCGCAAGTCGGTTCCGCCGCAGTTCAGCGCCACGGGAGCGCGCCTGCTGCAGCTTGCCGATGCCGTGCTGCCCCAGGTGGAGGCGGCCGAGCGCGATGTGGCGCGGCTCTCGGCCGGCACGGGCGGGCAGCTGCGCATCGCCGTGGAATGCCACACCTGCTTCGACTGGCTGATGCCGGCCATGGACCTGTTCCGCGTGCGCTGGCCCGAGGTGGAGCTCGACATCGTGAGCGGCTTCCAGGCCGACCCGGTGGGGCTCCTGCATCAGGACCGGGCCGACCTCGCCGTCGTCTCGGTGGTGGATGAAGACGAGGGCAGCGCCGTGGACCACCACCCGCTGTTCGGTTTCGAGATCCGCGCGCTGCTCGCCAACGGGCATCCGCTGCTGGCCAAGCCCTGGCTGGATGCGGCGGACTTTGCCGGGCAGACGCTCATCACCTATCCGGTGCCCGACGAAATGCTCGACCTCGTGCGCC contains:
- a CDS encoding LysR family transcriptional regulator, which encodes MDWDHFRYFLELARTGTLAGAARRLGVEHTTVSRRIQALEKQMGTALFAREAGGHRLSEAGRQLLPAVEAMESAVLGVERSAPTPGGGPSGLVRVGATEGFGTLILAPHLAKLTHKHPQLSIDLLALPRMLHLSRREADIVISLERPTRGSVIVTKLANYVLHLYGQREYLARRPLVAQREDLRHHAFISYVDDLLFTKELQFLDQLYPPERFAFRSTSVTAQYEAVRAGAGLAVLPAFLADRDPVLARVLPQEARFTRTFWMSMPAEAKHLARMQAVWGFLKETVQREQALLVPGGSAA
- the metE gene encoding 5-methyltetrahydropteroyltriglutamate--homocysteine S-methyltransferase, coding for MAATPLLTHTLGFPRMGAQRELKFALERHWRGEIDAAALESVGAELRARHWQAQRDAGLAFATVGDFAYYDHMATLIQLLGCEPARFGFAPGTPELARYFAMARGVQAQPHEAASCDAGCTHTAHEGAGQPALEMTKWFDTNYHYLVPELHADTPFRLSGHRLFDEVAEAQAQGHRVKAQLVGPLTFLWLSKEKGQAPFDRLTLLDRLLPVYAQILARLKAQGVEWVQIDEPILGLELPAAWSQAFEPTYWQLGKAGPQVLLATYFSPLETQLRLACQLPVAGLHVDAVRAPQELTGVADWLPGYKVLSVGVVDGRNIWRTDPDAALALLRPVADKHPGPLWIAPSCSLLHVPVALAGEEVLDAELRSWLAFATEKLGELGLLRDLLDGSVQDTDPRLAESRAAIASRRASPRVHRPEVARRLAEAPAGADQRRAPFAARQVVQRGRFGLPPLPTTTIGSFPQTAAIRAARAAHRRGTLDDAHYRAQMRAEIALAVRKQEELGLDVLVHGEAERNDMVEYFGEQLDGFAFTANGWVQSYGSRCVKPPVLYGDVARPRAMTVDWTVYAQSLTARPMKGMLTGPVTILQWSFVRDDQPRSRSCEQIAWAIRDEVADLEQAGIGIVQIDEPAIREGLPLRRALWKPYLDWATRAFRLSASGVGNATQIHTHMCYSEFNDILPEIAAMDADVITIETSRSDMELLGAFGSFRYPNEIGPGVYDIHSPRVPTVHEMLRLLRKAAEVVPPAHLWVNPDCGLKTRGWPETEAALRNMVHAARQLRQEWAQAAPAAA
- a CDS encoding LysR family transcriptional regulator is translated as MVRSILEIRHLRTLQALRDSGSLVRAAQLLNLTQSALSHQIKLLEDRYAAPLFERKSVPPQFSATGARLLQLADAVLPQVEAAERDVARLSAGTGGQLRIAVECHTCFDWLMPAMDLFRVRWPEVELDIVSGFQADPVGLLHQDRADLAVVSVVDEDEGSAVDHHPLFGFEIRALLANGHPLLAKPWLDAADFAGQTLITYPVPDEMLDLVRQVLAPAGVHPPRRTTELTVAMLQLVASGRGVAALPLWAVQGYLDRGYVSARPVGQGGLTGRLYAACLPALSRRPYLADFVAVVRESCFVTLKDVTLL